A single genomic interval of Arthrobacter methylotrophus harbors:
- a CDS encoding acyl-CoA thioesterase, whose protein sequence is MHLLLRTLLILFTSSRRSRLGVWGTSSLPMRVMPTDIDIAMHVNNGMYFSLMDLGRFDLMVRAGIWQKMRRRGWSPVAAGETIAFRKSLQLWQRYTIESKIIGLDSKAIYFEQRMVVDGEIYARAHIATRLVEKGMPVSQEEILAEFGEPPADLELPEWIHEWRENNALPGARRAAPHLWH, encoded by the coding sequence ATGCATTTGCTTCTCCGAACCCTTTTGATCTTGTTCACCTCGTCCAGGCGGAGCCGGCTCGGCGTTTGGGGTACGTCGTCGTTGCCCATGCGCGTGATGCCCACGGACATCGACATCGCCATGCACGTCAACAACGGCATGTATTTCTCGCTGATGGATCTTGGACGCTTCGACCTCATGGTGCGCGCAGGGATCTGGCAGAAGATGCGCCGCCGGGGCTGGAGCCCCGTAGCTGCGGGGGAGACCATCGCGTTCCGGAAGTCGTTGCAGCTTTGGCAGCGGTACACTATCGAGTCAAAGATCATCGGACTCGACTCTAAAGCGATCTACTTCGAACAGCGCATGGTGGTCGACGGCGAGATCTACGCCCGTGCGCACATTGCCACGCGGCTTGTCGAGAAGGGCATGCCCGTGAGCCAGGAGGAAATCCTGGCCGAGTTCGGGGAGCCTCCCGCGGACCTTGAGCTTCCTGAATGGATCCACGAATGGCGGGAGAACAATGCGCTTCCCGGTGCACGCCGGGCCGCACCGCACCTCTGGCACTAG
- a CDS encoding thioredoxin family protein — MATVDITGEQFATTIEGNDIVLVDFWAAWCGPCRQFAPTYQAASEKHDDVFFAKVDTEAEQQLAAEAGISSIPTLMAFREKVLVFSQPGALNGPQLEQVIEAVKGLDMTEVHAHIAKQRAENS; from the coding sequence ATGGCTACTGTTGACATCACCGGCGAGCAGTTCGCAACGACCATTGAGGGCAATGACATTGTCCTGGTGGATTTCTGGGCTGCGTGGTGCGGCCCGTGCAGGCAGTTTGCCCCCACCTACCAGGCCGCTTCCGAGAAGCACGACGATGTCTTCTTCGCTAAAGTGGACACCGAGGCCGAGCAGCAGCTCGCCGCCGAGGCCGGTATCTCCTCCATCCCCACGCTCATGGCCTTCCGCGAGAAGGTCCTCGTGTTCTCCCAGCCGGGCGCACTGAACGGCCCCCAACTGGAGCAGGTCATCGAGGCTGTGAAGGGATTGGACATGACCGAGGTCCACGCGCATATCGCGAAGCAGCGCGCCGAAAACTCCTAG
- a CDS encoding putative quinol monooxygenase: MSAPIDLQATFIPNDGEFFRVKLALEIAIDEVVNEPGCIRYELTEANEDKLVLTEQWASEEHLDMHSKGIAVQDLNESLSALLAEPVKLERL; this comes from the coding sequence ATGAGTGCACCCATTGACCTGCAAGCCACGTTCATTCCTAACGACGGCGAATTCTTCCGCGTTAAGCTCGCCCTGGAAATCGCGATCGACGAGGTGGTGAACGAGCCCGGTTGCATCCGTTACGAACTCACCGAAGCCAACGAGGACAAGCTGGTCCTGACCGAGCAGTGGGCCTCCGAAGAACACCTCGACATGCACTCCAAGGGCATCGCCGTCCAAGACCTCAACGAATCCCTCAGCGCGTTGCTCGCTGAGCCGGTCAAGCTCGAGCGCCTCTAG
- a CDS encoding AMP-binding protein yields the protein MLSYTAGDTDVPLLEETIGANFERVAARFPLRDALIEAAPVPGAEARRWSYEKLNDDVDRLARALLAMGVAKGDRVGIWSPNCAEWTILQYATAKIGAILVNVNPAYRSHELEFVVRQNGMRMLVAAPSDKNSDYVGMAREALTRCPELRELVFLPDLGLDMLNAGEPQMDAELTFAELLKRADDVAPLALTARMAELDAHDPINLQYTSGTTGFPKGATLTHHNILNNGNQIGRLLGYTERDRVVLPVPFYHCFGMVIGNLNALSFGAATIIPGRGFTPAATLEAVQDFGGTSLCGVPTMFIAELALPDFASYDLSTLRTGVMAGSLCPIEVMERVISEMNMRDVAICYGMTETSPVSTMTLAADTLEQRTTTVGRTMPRLESKIVDPGTGETMERGRIGELCTRGYSVMAGYWGQPDKTAEAIDDEGWMHTGDLARMDPEGFIVIEGRMKDMVIRGGENVYPREIEEFLYRHPAIQDVQVIGVPDAKFGEELMACIILKPGSALDLAGVQEFCRGKLAHYKIPRYVDIRESFPMTVSGKVRKVDMREEAIARLGL from the coding sequence ATGCTTTCCTACACAGCCGGGGACACTGACGTCCCGCTGCTTGAAGAGACCATCGGCGCCAATTTTGAACGCGTCGCGGCGCGGTTCCCGCTACGGGATGCGCTCATCGAAGCGGCCCCTGTTCCGGGCGCTGAGGCCCGGCGCTGGAGCTACGAAAAACTGAACGACGACGTCGACCGCCTCGCCCGTGCCCTGCTCGCCATGGGTGTCGCCAAAGGTGACCGGGTAGGTATCTGGAGCCCGAACTGCGCCGAGTGGACCATCCTGCAGTACGCCACGGCGAAGATCGGCGCGATCCTGGTCAACGTCAACCCGGCCTACCGCAGCCACGAACTCGAATTCGTGGTCCGGCAGAACGGCATGCGGATGCTGGTGGCCGCTCCGTCGGACAAGAACAGCGACTATGTGGGCATGGCCCGGGAGGCTTTGACCAGATGCCCGGAGCTTCGGGAGCTGGTGTTCCTTCCCGATCTTGGACTGGACATGCTCAACGCAGGTGAACCGCAAATGGACGCCGAGCTGACGTTCGCGGAGCTGCTGAAGCGGGCAGACGACGTCGCGCCCTTAGCGCTCACGGCGCGGATGGCGGAACTGGACGCGCACGATCCCATCAACCTGCAGTACACCTCCGGGACTACGGGGTTCCCCAAGGGTGCCACGTTGACGCACCACAATATCCTCAACAACGGCAACCAGATCGGCAGGCTGCTGGGCTATACGGAACGCGACCGGGTGGTCCTTCCGGTGCCGTTCTACCACTGTTTTGGCATGGTCATCGGGAACCTCAACGCCCTGAGCTTCGGGGCAGCCACCATCATTCCCGGGCGTGGATTCACCCCGGCCGCTACCCTGGAGGCCGTGCAGGACTTCGGCGGAACCTCGCTGTGCGGGGTGCCCACTATGTTCATCGCCGAGTTGGCTTTGCCGGATTTCGCCTCCTACGACCTCTCCACGCTGCGCACCGGCGTCATGGCCGGCTCACTGTGCCCTATCGAGGTCATGGAGCGCGTCATTTCCGAGATGAACATGCGGGACGTGGCCATTTGCTACGGCATGACCGAGACCTCGCCGGTGTCCACCATGACCCTCGCGGCGGACACCTTGGAGCAGCGGACCACCACGGTGGGGCGCACCATGCCGCGGCTCGAGTCCAAGATCGTGGATCCTGGCACGGGCGAAACCATGGAACGGGGCAGGATCGGCGAGCTCTGCACGCGCGGCTACTCCGTCATGGCAGGGTACTGGGGCCAGCCGGACAAAACGGCCGAGGCCATCGACGACGAAGGCTGGATGCACACCGGCGACCTCGCCCGGATGGATCCGGAGGGTTTCATCGTGATCGAAGGCCGCATGAAGGACATGGTCATCCGTGGAGGCGAGAACGTCTATCCCCGCGAGATCGAGGAGTTCCTGTACCGGCATCCCGCCATCCAGGATGTCCAAGTGATCGGGGTCCCGGATGCCAAGTTCGGGGAGGAACTGATGGCCTGCATCATCCTGAAACCGGGATCAGCTTTGGACCTGGCCGGAGTGCAGGAATTCTGTCGCGGCAAGCTGGCCCACTACAAGATTCCGCGCTACGTGGACATCCGGGAGAGCTTCCCCATGACCGTGTCGGGGAAGGTCCGCAAGGTCGACATGCGGGAGGAAGCGATCGCCCGCCTGGGTCTTTGA
- a CDS encoding 3-methyladenine DNA glycosylase translates to MTIVDAPPAAAAAADASVRWHPGGSFDLLQTVGIIMRGNGDPSFAARQDGVWMAFTTPDGPATLRLTAAGSGQDTHVDAQAWGAGADSAIASVPALLGSGDDWSGFDEEAFHATLPRIVREARRRNLAVRLPTTGRVVDSLVPTILEQKVTTIEARRGYRYLMYRYGTAAPSAGRHAPSGLLVPPSASHWLTVPSWEWHKAGVGPQRSATVMRTLRSAVALERLASLSAAEAGAKMQTIPGIGVWTAAEVVQRTHGCPDSIAVGDYHLASYVGYALTGRKTDDAGMIILLEPWRGHRQRVVRMIGLSGFRKPTFGPRMTIQDHRGH, encoded by the coding sequence ATGACGATCGTCGACGCTCCACCCGCCGCAGCTGCTGCGGCCGACGCATCGGTGCGATGGCATCCCGGTGGTTCCTTTGATCTCCTCCAGACCGTCGGAATCATCATGCGCGGCAACGGCGATCCGTCCTTCGCTGCGCGGCAGGACGGCGTGTGGATGGCCTTCACGACGCCGGACGGTCCGGCCACTCTGCGACTCACCGCCGCGGGATCCGGGCAGGACACGCACGTCGATGCCCAGGCTTGGGGCGCCGGTGCCGATTCCGCCATCGCCTCCGTACCTGCCCTGTTGGGAAGCGGTGACGACTGGTCCGGCTTCGACGAAGAAGCCTTCCATGCAACCCTTCCGCGAATAGTCAGGGAAGCCCGACGCCGGAACCTCGCCGTCCGTTTACCTACCACCGGCCGCGTGGTGGACTCCCTCGTGCCCACGATTCTTGAGCAAAAGGTCACCACTATCGAAGCCCGGCGGGGCTACCGCTACCTGATGTACCGCTACGGAACCGCGGCCCCCAGCGCTGGCAGACACGCGCCGTCGGGCCTGCTTGTCCCGCCATCTGCCAGCCATTGGTTGACCGTTCCTTCATGGGAGTGGCACAAGGCAGGAGTGGGCCCCCAACGTTCGGCCACGGTCATGCGCACGCTGCGATCCGCCGTCGCGCTTGAACGGCTCGCCTCACTCAGCGCGGCCGAGGCGGGAGCCAAGATGCAGACGATTCCAGGCATCGGCGTCTGGACCGCCGCCGAGGTTGTCCAGCGGACCCACGGCTGCCCGGACTCGATCGCGGTGGGCGACTACCATCTGGCCTCGTATGTCGGCTATGCGCTGACCGGCCGGAAAACGGACGACGCCGGAATGATCATCCTCCTGGAACCGTGGCGTGGGCACCGGCAGCGGGTGGTCCGGATGATCGGACTCAGCGGCTTCCGCAAGCCCACTTTTGGACCCCGCATGACCATTCAGGACCACCGCGGGCACTAG
- a CDS encoding VOC family protein, with amino-acid sequence MAAIVHFEIPADDQERASNFYKSAFDWQINPMPQMDYSIVVTTPSDEKTGMPSQPGAINGGMMARAGELTSPVITVDVESIDTALAEIERLGGSVVKAKDAIPGMGYYAYFKDTEGNVLGLWENLPPEERASAE; translated from the coding sequence ATGGCCGCAATCGTGCACTTTGAGATCCCCGCGGATGACCAAGAGCGGGCCAGTAACTTCTACAAATCGGCGTTCGATTGGCAGATCAATCCGATGCCGCAGATGGATTACAGCATCGTCGTCACCACCCCGAGCGACGAGAAAACAGGCATGCCCAGCCAGCCCGGAGCCATCAACGGCGGGATGATGGCAAGGGCGGGCGAACTCACCTCGCCAGTGATCACGGTGGATGTGGAAAGCATCGACACTGCCTTGGCCGAGATCGAACGCCTGGGCGGCTCGGTGGTGAAAGCGAAGGATGCCATTCCGGGAATGGGTTACTACGCCTATTTCAAGGACACCGAGGGCAACGTCCTGGGCCTGTGGGAGAACCTTCCGCCCGAGGAGCGAGCCTCAGCAGAGTAG
- a CDS encoding SLC13 family permease yields the protein MLVAGVLCLAFGFLRLPAFEELTARTVPILAFVLAMTVVTELVADAGLFQVLTDKIAVFGRGRVWVLWLLVIALATVSTVFLSLDTTAVLVTPVVVLLAVHARIPALPFALTAVWLANTASMLLPVSNLTNLLAQSRLGMSPVSFAGLVWAPAIAGIVVPVTLLGMAFRKQLAGRYGPQPTHNVRDRPLLLMCAATLVVLLPALVSGVPVQFPAMAAALVLLGVFLRRRPGSLRWSMVPWRPLMLTIGLFMVVETLHDIGLTPLLAGIAGTGDGFPSLLRLAGLGAAAANGANNLPAYLALEPVAGSPVRLAALLIGVNMGPLISPWASLATLLWHERLQALNVQIRWGGFAAAGLVAVVLLLPLSVLVLWLSSGAA from the coding sequence ATGCTGGTGGCAGGTGTCCTCTGCCTGGCGTTCGGGTTCCTTCGCCTTCCCGCTTTCGAGGAGCTGACGGCGCGGACAGTCCCCATACTCGCCTTCGTGCTGGCAATGACCGTGGTGACCGAATTGGTGGCGGACGCGGGCCTGTTCCAAGTGCTGACCGACAAAATCGCCGTGTTCGGCCGGGGGCGCGTCTGGGTCCTTTGGCTTCTGGTCATTGCGCTCGCAACTGTTTCCACCGTGTTCTTGTCGCTGGACACCACCGCGGTTCTGGTAACCCCGGTGGTCGTGCTCCTGGCCGTGCACGCGCGGATCCCCGCTTTGCCTTTCGCCCTCACCGCCGTCTGGCTCGCCAATACGGCGTCCATGCTGCTGCCGGTATCCAATCTGACCAACCTCCTAGCCCAAAGTCGCCTCGGAATGTCCCCGGTCTCCTTTGCCGGACTCGTTTGGGCGCCCGCTATCGCCGGGATCGTGGTGCCGGTGACCTTGTTGGGCATGGCTTTCCGGAAGCAGCTGGCCGGCCGATACGGCCCCCAACCGACCCACAACGTGCGGGACAGGCCCTTGCTGCTCATGTGCGCGGCGACCCTGGTGGTCCTGCTGCCCGCACTGGTTTCCGGGGTTCCCGTACAGTTCCCGGCCATGGCCGCTGCGCTCGTGCTCCTCGGTGTTTTCCTGCGACGGCGTCCGGGCTCCTTGCGTTGGTCCATGGTTCCGTGGCGGCCGCTCATGCTGACGATCGGTCTTTTCATGGTGGTGGAGACGCTGCACGACATCGGCCTGACACCTTTGCTCGCAGGCATTGCCGGCACCGGGGATGGCTTTCCTTCGCTTCTGCGCCTCGCTGGACTTGGCGCCGCGGCAGCCAACGGAGCCAACAACCTTCCGGCTTACCTGGCCCTCGAGCCCGTGGCCGGCTCTCCTGTCCGGTTGGCGGCTTTGCTCATCGGCGTCAACATGGGTCCGCTCATCTCGCCGTGGGCTTCACTGGCCACGCTGTTGTGGCACGAACGGCTGCAGGCCCTCAACGTCCAAATACGCTGGGGAGGGTTTGCCGCGGCAGGACTTGTCGCCGTGGTGCTGCTCCTGCCACTCTCCGTCTTGGTCCTCTGGTTGTCGTCGGGAGCAGCCTGA
- a CDS encoding VOC family protein, which yields MDWTLEVVVLPVSDIDRAIDFYRDKVGFALDHNTTNEHMHVAQLTPRGSGCSIVIGDLPAQKEMAPGSMRGLQLVVADARAAREELISRGVEASEVTVFDERDGGTFFGFSDPDGNTWAVQELKVRAEKPLIPAEARGRFGAE from the coding sequence ATGGATTGGACCCTCGAAGTAGTTGTGCTCCCCGTGAGCGACATTGACCGTGCGATCGATTTCTACCGCGACAAGGTGGGCTTCGCCCTTGACCACAACACCACCAACGAGCACATGCATGTAGCCCAGCTGACTCCCCGGGGCTCCGGTTGTTCGATCGTCATCGGTGACCTCCCTGCGCAGAAGGAGATGGCACCGGGCTCCATGCGGGGATTGCAGCTTGTGGTCGCGGACGCGCGGGCCGCACGGGAGGAATTGATCAGCCGCGGCGTGGAGGCCAGCGAAGTCACCGTCTTCGACGAGCGCGACGGCGGCACGTTCTTTGGCTTCAGCGATCCGGACGGTAACACCTGGGCCGTGCAGGAGCTCAAGGTCCGTGCCGAGAAGCCCCTGATCCCGGCCGAGGCCCGCGGGCGCTTCGGGGCAGAATAG